Proteins from one Corticium candelabrum chromosome 4, ooCorCand1.1, whole genome shotgun sequence genomic window:
- the LOC134179155 gene encoding uncharacterized protein LOC134179155, whose protein sequence is MTDEGYVRTGVQCRDKIKKLKADYRKIKDNNNETGRQRRSTRIFEAMNEILGCRPATHPPVLLDTLEEELHVDVEEETLSRSTTEPSTPASAPGDVTAELPSREEIEVGSSQSQSFHVQNTTTKKKGLKRRYEDCKAKRRDAKMKDMTDTMMKTIKEVKEADSSLLIELEEKRMKYEDQRLNEERIRGTKKNARDGIRR, encoded by the coding sequence ATGACAGATGAAGGCTACGTTCGTACGGGTGTTCAATGCAGAGATAAAATAAAGAAACTAAAAGCGGATTATAGAAAAATCAAGGATAACAATAACGAAACTGGACGACAACGCCGTTCTACGAGAATTTTTGAAGCCATGAACGAAATTCTTGGCTGCAGACCTGCCACTCATCCTCCTGTCTTGTTGGATACTCTTGAAGAAGAACTACACGTAGACGTCGAGGAGGAAACTCTCAGTCGGTCAACAACAGAACCATCTACGCCAGCAAGTGCTCCAGGAGATGTTACAGCTGAGCTACCTAGTCGTGAAGAAATTGAGGTGGGCAGCTCACAGTCTCAGAGTTTCCATGTGCAGAACACAACTACTAAAAAGAAAGGACTGAAACGGCGTTACGAGGATTGTAAAGCAAAAAGGCGTGATGCAAAAATGAAAGACATGACTGACACGATGATGAAAACAATAAAGGAGGTGAAGGAGGCGGATTCATCACTGTTGATTGAGTTGGAGGAAAAGAGGATGAAGTACGAGGACCAAAGACTAAATGAGGAGAGAATACGAGGAACGAAGAAGAATGCAAGAGATGGAATACGAAGATAG